The Mycobacteriales bacterium genome contains a region encoding:
- a CDS encoding NAD(P)-dependent oxidoreductase: MTDRPWVIAALAPLPATAWETVLGDLGAEIVLPATRDQAGVREALTRADLVFGDWSARLRIGAAEVATAPHLVLVQQPSVGVEIIDLDALAARGIAVANAAGANAVSVAEWCLGATLAMLRDLVWAHVEVAADRWPPQQEIFRRGSSELAGKRVGIVGFGDIGVACARLYSALGCEVSYWSRRQRSAEEAYGVRYRDLDDLVSTSEVLVVVVALAAGTRGLLDAERIARMLPGAYLVNAARGHIVDESAVATAVREGRLRGAAFDVFATEPLPADSPLHGVDGILLSPHAAGSTEQAVGNVMKVTVDNLRRAIAGEPVQAVRNGVAPLIHRR, translated from the coding sequence GTGACCGACCGGCCGTGGGTGATCGCCGCGCTCGCCCCGCTGCCGGCCACCGCGTGGGAGACGGTCCTCGGCGACCTCGGCGCCGAGATCGTGCTGCCCGCGACGCGCGACCAGGCCGGCGTACGCGAAGCCCTCACCCGCGCCGACCTCGTCTTCGGCGACTGGAGCGCGCGGCTGCGGATCGGTGCGGCGGAGGTCGCGACGGCGCCCCACCTCGTGCTGGTGCAGCAGCCCAGCGTCGGCGTCGAGATCATCGACCTCGACGCGCTCGCCGCCCGCGGCATCGCGGTCGCCAACGCCGCCGGCGCCAACGCGGTCAGCGTGGCCGAGTGGTGCCTCGGTGCCACCCTCGCGATGCTGCGCGACCTGGTCTGGGCCCACGTCGAGGTCGCGGCCGACCGCTGGCCCCCGCAGCAGGAGATCTTCCGCCGCGGCAGCAGCGAGCTGGCCGGGAAGCGGGTCGGCATCGTCGGGTTCGGCGACATCGGCGTCGCGTGCGCCCGGCTCTACTCGGCGTTGGGCTGCGAGGTGTCGTACTGGTCGCGCCGGCAGCGCTCGGCGGAGGAGGCGTACGGCGTTCGCTACCGCGACCTCGACGACCTCGTCTCCACCAGTGAGGTGCTCGTCGTCGTCGTGGCACTGGCCGCCGGCACGCGCGGGCTGCTCGACGCCGAGCGGATCGCCCGGATGCTGCCCGGGGCCTACCTCGTCAACGCCGCCCGGGGCCACATCGTGGACGAGTCCGCGGTGGCCACCGCGGTGCGGGAGGGCCGGCTGCGGGGTGCGGCGTTCGACGTCTTCGCCACCGAACCGTTGCCCGCCGATTCGCCGCTGCACGGGGTCGACGGGATCCTGCTGTCACCCCATGCCGCCGGGTCGACCGAGCAAGCGGTCGGCAACGTCATGAAGGTCACCGTCGACAACCTGCGCCGGGCGATCGCGGGGGAGCCGGTGCAGGCCGTCCGCAACGGCGTCGCACCGCTGATCCACCGCCGCTGA
- a CDS encoding LysM peptidoglycan-binding domain-containing protein yields MGLPRRMRVLIAPLAVVVALAATVTAAAPGFLHIRVNRGDTLSAIALRHHTTVKELVALNHLPGNGNLIFAGQTLAVPAPPQPVGPKTVVTEVRHKVVVGDTLIGLAQRYHVSPSSIAARNHLPRSLVVMLGTTLVIPVPHQVSATPPQRHYPTAVTAAAAQHRAEMSGRAVPSHAQMRNIIAATARKLGVDPALALAVSWQEAGFNQRMVSAADAIGAMQVVPSTGSFVSRYIVGRHLDLLDAHDNAIAGVALLRNLLRAAPVDQAVAGYYQGLGSVRSRGMYADTKAYVANVLALRDRFKGYR; encoded by the coding sequence ATGGGGCTGCCCCGCCGCATGCGCGTGCTCATCGCACCGCTCGCCGTCGTCGTCGCGCTCGCCGCCACGGTGACCGCGGCGGCGCCCGGGTTCCTGCACATCAGAGTCAACCGCGGCGACACGCTGTCCGCGATCGCCCTCCGCCACCACACGACGGTGAAGGAGCTCGTCGCGCTCAACCACCTGCCGGGCAACGGAAACCTGATCTTCGCTGGGCAGACCCTGGCAGTGCCGGCCCCACCCCAGCCGGTCGGCCCGAAGACCGTGGTCACCGAGGTCCGGCACAAGGTCGTCGTGGGCGACACGCTGATCGGGCTCGCCCAGCGCTACCACGTGAGCCCGTCGTCGATCGCCGCGCGCAACCACCTACCCCGCTCGCTGGTCGTGATGCTCGGCACCACGCTGGTGATCCCGGTGCCGCACCAGGTGAGCGCCACGCCGCCGCAGCGGCACTACCCCACCGCCGTGACCGCGGCCGCCGCCCAGCACCGTGCGGAGATGTCGGGTCGCGCAGTGCCCTCGCACGCCCAGATGCGCAACATCATCGCGGCGACCGCGCGAAAGCTCGGCGTCGACCCCGCGCTCGCACTCGCCGTCTCCTGGCAGGAGGCCGGCTTCAACCAGCGGATGGTCTCGGCCGCCGACGCGATCGGCGCGATGCAGGTCGTGCCGAGCACCGGCAGCTTCGTCTCCCGCTACATCGTCGGCCGCCACCTCGACCTGCTCGACGCGCACGACAACGCGATCGCCGGTGTCGCGCTCCTGCGCAACCTGCTGCGCGCGGCGCCCGTCGACCAGGCCGTCGCCGGCTACTACCAAGGCCTCGGATCGGTCCGCTCCCGCGGCATGTACGCCGACACCAAGGCCTACGTGGCCAACGTCCTCGCGCTGCGCGACCGGTTCAAGGGCTACCGCTGA